The following are from one region of the Ignavibacteriota bacterium genome:
- a CDS encoding glycogen/starch/alpha-glucan phosphorylase, with protein MLMKNKPKLSLNGKSSIFFTDSESPTSYSLSNQFAENLEFRLIKDRITATGSDAYFALSLAIRDRLVRKWLRTQHQYFQKDAKRVYYLSLEYLMGRVLGNALINMDYYDECSKILKDDGYSLEEIREVEQDMGLGNGGLGRLAACYLDSMATLELPAFGYGIRYEYGIFKQSIENGYQVEYPDNWLQNGNPWDILRRDLEYRVKFYGKAVEVKNADGTYKFDWIDTEDVLAIAYDIPVPGYKNNTVNNLRLWQAKAASEFSFKEFNAGDYVAAVSSKTNSENISKVLYPNDSYVKGKFLRLKQQYFFVSATLQDIIRKYKINHKSFDEFAEKNAIQLNDTHPVVAIPELMRILIDQEGLSWNNAWKITSKSFAYTNHTVVPEALEEWSLQLFEELLPRHTQIVYEINRRFIEDVKKNYSADPNIVAGLSIINENGGKSIRMAHLAIVGSFAVNGVAALHTEILEKRIFLHLYKIFPEKFINITNGITPRRWLKAANPFLSKIITDRIGENWVYDLNELRKLEKYVEDEGFRKEFRNAKLVAKKLLINDIEENNNIKINPESMFDVQIKRFHEYKRQLLNVLHIITLYIRIKDNLSDGKAGSKHEMVPRTIIFAGKAAPAYQMAKLIIKLINSVAEIVNNDPDVGDKLKVVFIPNYSVTLAEKIIPASDLSEQISMAGLEASGTGNMKFTLNGALTIGTMDGANIEIREEVGEENIFIFGMLADEVVKLKNNGYNPRTYYESNKMLKRVIDMIASDIFNKSEPGIFKSIIDSLLGVDYYCLLADYQSYVDAQDAVSKLYLNKDEWTRKSILNVARVGKFSSDRSVKEYAEKIWNVGPIKINQS; from the coding sequence ATTTTAATGAAGAATAAACCGAAACTATCACTAAATGGAAAATCTTCAATATTTTTTACTGACTCTGAATCTCCAACTTCATATTCACTTTCAAACCAATTCGCGGAAAATTTAGAATTCCGATTAATCAAGGATCGGATAACTGCCACCGGATCAGATGCATACTTTGCTTTATCATTAGCGATACGCGACAGACTCGTTAGAAAATGGCTGAGAACACAGCATCAATATTTTCAAAAGGATGCAAAAAGAGTCTATTATCTCTCATTAGAATATCTAATGGGTCGTGTGCTCGGAAATGCATTAATAAATATGGATTACTATGATGAGTGCAGTAAAATTTTAAAAGATGACGGATATAGTCTGGAAGAAATCAGGGAGGTAGAACAGGATATGGGTTTGGGTAATGGTGGATTGGGGAGACTTGCTGCCTGTTATCTTGATTCAATGGCAACACTTGAATTGCCGGCATTTGGTTACGGAATCAGATATGAGTATGGAATCTTCAAACAATCTATCGAGAATGGTTACCAGGTAGAATATCCTGACAATTGGCTCCAGAACGGAAATCCGTGGGATATTCTGAGAAGAGACTTGGAGTATAGAGTTAAATTTTATGGTAAAGCAGTCGAAGTTAAAAATGCTGATGGAACATACAAATTCGATTGGATTGACACAGAAGACGTCCTTGCAATTGCTTATGATATTCCGGTTCCCGGCTATAAAAATAATACTGTAAATAACCTGAGACTCTGGCAGGCTAAAGCTGCAAGTGAATTTAGTTTTAAAGAATTTAATGCCGGAGATTATGTTGCGGCGGTTTCATCAAAAACTAATTCAGAAAATATATCCAAAGTTCTATACCCGAATGATTCTTATGTGAAAGGAAAATTTTTAAGATTAAAGCAGCAATACTTTTTCGTCTCAGCAACTCTTCAGGATATTATCAGAAAATATAAAATTAATCATAAATCGTTTGATGAGTTTGCCGAGAAGAATGCAATTCAACTCAATGATACTCATCCTGTTGTTGCTATTCCTGAGTTGATGAGAATATTAATTGATCAGGAAGGATTAAGCTGGAATAATGCATGGAAAATTACAAGCAAATCTTTTGCATATACCAATCATACAGTTGTTCCTGAAGCACTCGAAGAATGGTCTTTACAATTATTTGAAGAATTACTTCCACGTCATACCCAGATTGTGTATGAAATAAACCGGCGGTTTATCGAAGACGTTAAAAAAAATTATTCGGCTGACCCAAATATTGTAGCGGGACTTTCAATCATTAATGAGAATGGTGGTAAATCAATCCGGATGGCTCATCTTGCAATCGTTGGAAGTTTTGCTGTTAACGGAGTTGCTGCTCTTCATACTGAAATTTTAGAAAAAAGAATCTTTCTGCATCTATACAAAATATTTCCCGAAAAATTTATAAATATAACTAACGGAATTACTCCAAGGCGTTGGCTTAAGGCTGCCAATCCCTTCCTTTCAAAGATTATTACAGATAGGATTGGTGAGAACTGGGTTTATGATCTGAATGAATTGAGGAAACTTGAAAAGTATGTTGAGGATGAAGGATTCAGAAAAGAATTTAGAAACGCAAAACTGGTGGCTAAGAAATTATTAATCAATGATATTGAAGAAAACAATAACATAAAAATTAATCCTGAATCGATGTTTGATGTTCAGATAAAAAGATTTCATGAATATAAAAGACAATTACTAAATGTTCTTCACATAATAACACTCTATATCAGAATCAAAGACAACCTGTCTGACGGCAAAGCAGGATCAAAACATGAAATGGTGCCGCGGACAATTATTTTTGCAGGGAAAGCTGCGCCAGCATATCAAATGGCTAAACTGATTATCAAGCTTATAAATTCCGTTGCTGAAATCGTTAATAACGATCCTGACGTTGGTGATAAACTGAAAGTTGTTTTCATTCCTAACTACTCAGTTACGCTTGCTGAAAAAATAATTCCAGCTTCAGATCTTTCCGAACAGATCTCGATGGCTGGTCTGGAAGCTTCCGGAACCGGAAATATGAAGTTTACATTGAATGGTGCACTGACAATCGGAACAATGGATGGAGCCAATATTGAAATACGTGAGGAAGTTGGTGAGGAAAATATTTTTATATTTGGAATGCTCGCTGATGAAGTAGTAAAATTGAAGAATAATGGTTACAACCCGCGAACTTATTATGAATCGAACAAAATGCTGAAGAGAGTAATTGACATGATTGCTTCAGACATCTTTAATAAAAGTGAACCGGGAATTTTTAAATCTATAATTGACAGTCTGCTAGGTGTTGATTATTACTGTTTGCTTGCAGATTATCAATCGTATGTAGATGCTCAGGATGCCGTTAGTAAATTATATCTGAACAAGGACGAATGGACAAGGAAATCAATATTAAATGTTGCAAGAGTAGGAAAATTTTCAAGTGACCGTTCAGTAAAAGAATACGCAGAAAAAATCTGGAATGTTGGACCAATTAAAATCAACCAATCATAA
- a CDS encoding YggS family pyridoxal phosphate-dependent enzyme, which translates to MIAENIRHLSERIAAKCDEFKRNSQEIRLIAVSKFFGIDAITEAQRLGITNFGENRAQELRDKYEILGDIVTWHFIGNLQRNKIKYVVRTAEYIHSVDSASLADEINKEAKKLNKVQKILLEVKTSSEETKSGLSDDTEVLELVKHCSNLPNVELLGLMTMAAFTEDEKIIRKSFADLRNLKEKINKNGFDLKELSMGMTNDYEIAIEEGATMLRIGSAIFGQRDTTKDWRQS; encoded by the coding sequence ATGATTGCAGAAAATATAAGGCATCTCAGTGAGCGGATAGCTGCTAAATGTGATGAATTTAAGCGAAATTCGCAAGAGATCAGACTAATCGCAGTTTCCAAATTTTTCGGGATAGATGCAATAACTGAAGCTCAGCGGCTGGGTATTACTAATTTCGGTGAGAACAGGGCTCAGGAACTCAGAGATAAGTATGAAATACTCGGTGATATAGTAACCTGGCATTTCATCGGGAATCTGCAGAGAAACAAAATCAAGTATGTAGTTAGGACAGCAGAATATATTCATTCAGTTGATTCGGCTTCTCTCGCTGATGAAATAAATAAAGAAGCAAAAAAGTTAAACAAGGTTCAGAAGATTCTACTCGAAGTTAAAACCTCTTCAGAAGAAACAAAATCCGGATTAAGTGATGATACGGAAGTACTGGAACTTGTGAAGCACTGTTCAAATCTTCCGAATGTTGAGCTGTTGGGACTAATGACAATGGCTGCATTCACTGAAGATGAAAAGATAATCAGAAAAAGTTTTGCTGATTTGCGTAACTTAAAAGAGAAAATAAATAAAAATGGTTTTGACCTCAAAGAACTTTCAATGGGGATGACAAACGATTATGAAATTGCAATTGAAGAAGGAGCAACTATGCTGAGAATTGGTTCAGCTATATTTGGTCAAAGAGATACAACAAAAGACTGGAGGCAGTCGTGA
- a CDS encoding DivIVA domain-containing protein: MKLSPVLIKKQEFEKSMRGYNVEEVQAFLDKVSTDAEELLNENEQLQNEIEKLTRELNEFHKIEQKLQDSILKTQETSAQVIESAKKQSAVIIKEAEIKASQIVQNAEEKVNQMQNAVMILREEKDLITARLKAIVSSQANLLEGKIKDSGQEPKKNVAREKPEKLDIDVDGIVDKLL, encoded by the coding sequence GTGAAGCTTTCACCGGTTTTAATTAAAAAACAGGAATTTGAAAAATCAATGAGAGGATACAATGTTGAGGAAGTTCAGGCTTTTCTCGATAAAGTTTCCACCGACGCAGAGGAACTGCTAAATGAAAATGAGCAATTGCAAAATGAAATTGAAAAATTAACGCGTGAGCTGAATGAGTTTCATAAAATCGAGCAGAAGCTGCAGGATTCAATATTAAAAACACAAGAAACCTCAGCACAGGTAATTGAATCTGCAAAGAAGCAATCAGCGGTGATTATTAAAGAAGCAGAAATTAAAGCTTCGCAGATTGTACAAAATGCTGAAGAAAAAGTAAATCAAATGCAAAATGCTGTAATGATTTTACGTGAAGAAAAAGATTTAATTACTGCACGACTGAAGGCGATTGTAAGTTCACAGGCAAATCTGCTCGAAGGTAAAATTAAAGATTCCGGTCAGGAACCGAAAAAAAATGTTGCACGGGAAAAACCAGAAAAGCTCGATATTGATGTTGACGGGATTGTAGATAAACTTTTATAA
- a CDS encoding RidA family protein, translating to MEERIKITSGTPWEDKIGYSRAVRIGRIIEVSGTVAIDGEKIIAPGDPYKQTKFIIQKIEKALNDAGGSLTDVIRTRIYVTNIMDWDAVGRAHGESFKTIKPVTTMVEVKSLIDPNFVVEIEATAYLSK from the coding sequence ATGGAAGAGAGAATAAAAATTACAAGCGGTACGCCATGGGAAGATAAAATTGGTTATTCAAGAGCTGTAAGAATCGGAAGGATAATCGAAGTATCAGGTACAGTCGCTATAGATGGGGAAAAAATAATCGCACCGGGAGATCCCTACAAGCAAACAAAATTCATTATTCAGAAAATTGAAAAAGCGCTAAATGATGCCGGCGGATCATTGACAGATGTTATAAGAACAAGAATATACGTTACCAATATTATGGATTGGGATGCTGTTGGAAGAGCTCACGGTGAGTCTTTCAAAACAATAAAACCCGTTACCACGATGGTTGAAGTGAAATCGCTGATCGATCCAAATTTTGTCGTTGAGATTGAAGCAACTGCCTATTTAAGTAAGTAA
- the pta gene encoding phosphate acetyltransferase — protein sequence MEIKLLNEIKEKASKARKTIILPESHDERVLRAAEKLTKEKTVSVITLGDEDRIHKDAKRLDVDLTGVRIINPTTSDKLSDFTNIFFNLRKHKGVTIEQARSTVQQDLFFAAMIVKENMADGSVAGSASATADVMRAGIQCIGMPEGISIVSSFFLMLFPDKNYSFADCAVVPAPDEKQLADIAISTADNHRKLTGEEPFIAMLSFSTKGSAKHEAVDKVLNATAIIRSKRPDLNVDGELQFDAAIIESIGKKKAPGSNVAGRANVLIFPDLNSGNIAYKIAQRWGKAEAVGPMVQGLKKPFFDLSRGCSVDDVANTAAIAALMS from the coding sequence ATGGAAATCAAGCTGTTAAATGAGATAAAGGAAAAAGCATCAAAGGCAAGAAAGACAATAATCCTTCCTGAATCCCACGATGAAAGAGTACTCAGAGCTGCAGAGAAACTAACCAAAGAAAAAACGGTTTCAGTAATTACTCTCGGTGATGAAGACAGAATTCACAAAGATGCGAAACGATTAGATGTTGATCTTACAGGAGTAAGAATTATAAATCCTACAACATCTGACAAACTGAGCGACTTTACAAATATTTTCTTCAACCTTCGCAAACACAAAGGTGTAACTATCGAACAGGCAAGAAGTACTGTTCAGCAGGACTTATTTTTTGCTGCTATGATTGTAAAAGAAAATATGGCTGATGGAAGTGTTGCCGGTTCAGCTTCAGCTACTGCTGATGTTATGCGTGCAGGAATTCAATGTATCGGAATGCCGGAAGGAATTTCAATTGTATCGAGCTTCTTCCTTATGCTTTTTCCGGATAAAAATTATTCTTTTGCTGATTGTGCAGTTGTTCCCGCACCTGACGAAAAGCAGTTAGCAGATATTGCGATTTCAACTGCAGACAATCATAGAAAACTTACAGGTGAAGAGCCGTTTATTGCAATGCTATCATTTTCTACAAAAGGAAGTGCAAAGCATGAAGCTGTTGATAAAGTTTTGAATGCAACGGCAATCATTCGTTCAAAGAGACCGGACCTGAATGTTGACGGAGAATTACAATTTGATGCAGCAATTATTGAATCTATCGGAAAGAAGAAAGCACCAGGTAGCAATGTTGCAGGCAGAGCAAATGTATTAATATTTCCAGATTTGAATTCTGGAAATATTGCTTACAAAATCGCTCAACGCTGGGGCAAAGCAGAAGCAGTTGGACCAATGGTTCAAGGATTGAAAAAACCATTTTTTGATTTGAGCCGCGGCTGCAGTGTTGATGATGTTGCCAACACAGCAGCAATTGCAGCGTTGATGAGTTAA
- a CDS encoding T9SS type A sorting domain-containing protein, which yields MKKLIFTIITIPFTLFAQPEHFGELIIELLNQGSTWNVTFTLTAITARWDENYELTSEYEIIGDNINSNEPSEVTAYFDHILDPWAGINPTFAIGLYKLSAIENGVEQAYFWIDWRTSDGSEYGDLNFKYDIGNKNFRNWENTETINFSYKTIWDITNADLETSGLENYWENCMGLIHNSNFNPRLVWGPYPDENFSVNYYKIYKKTGTGNFNFCETNSGVNWVDDDETVILGPPQANETICYYKVTAVGWQSEESLETDYTNTVDTRVEGSNQDKLNQYNNAKLANSFTLFQNYPNPFNPTTIISWYSPQDGFITLDVFDILGSQIEVLVNEYRTSGLNFLEFDARNLPSGVYFYKIQTGGNTNIRKMIIQK from the coding sequence ATGAAAAAGTTGATTTTTACAATTATTACAATACCGTTTACTTTATTTGCACAACCGGAGCATTTTGGAGAGTTGATAATTGAACTATTAAATCAAGGATCAACTTGGAATGTAACATTTACATTAACTGCGATTACTGCAAGATGGGATGAGAACTACGAATTAACATCAGAATATGAAATTATAGGTGATAATATAAATAGTAACGAACCTTCAGAAGTAACAGCATATTTTGATCATATACTGGATCCCTGGGCGGGAATAAATCCAACCTTTGCCATCGGCCTTTATAAATTAAGCGCAATAGAAAATGGAGTGGAACAAGCTTATTTCTGGATCGACTGGAGAACGTCTGATGGTTCAGAATATGGAGATTTAAATTTCAAATATGACATCGGAAACAAAAACTTCCGAAATTGGGAAAACACCGAAACCATAAATTTTAGTTACAAAACTATATGGGATATAACTAATGCTGATTTGGAAACATCGGGGTTAGAAAATTATTGGGAAAATTGTATGGGTCTAATTCACAATTCTAATTTCAATCCACGATTAGTGTGGGGTCCATATCCAGATGAAAATTTTTCAGTTAATTATTACAAAATTTATAAAAAGACAGGTACAGGGAACTTTAACTTTTGTGAGACTAATTCAGGAGTAAATTGGGTGGATGATGATGAAACCGTCATCTTGGGACCACCTCAGGCTAATGAAACAATCTGCTATTATAAAGTTACAGCAGTCGGCTGGCAAAGCGAAGAATCGCTTGAAACCGATTATACAAATACAGTTGATACAAGGGTTGAAGGATCAAATCAAGATAAGCTAAACCAATATAACAATGCTAAGTTAGCAAACAGTTTTACATTATTCCAAAATTACCCAAATCCATTCAACCCAACGACAATAATTAGTTGGTATTCCCCACAAGATGGTTTCATTACATTGGATGTCTTTGATATTCTAGGTAGCCAGATAGAGGTATTAGTAAATGAGTACAGAACATCAGGATTGAATTTTTTAGAATTCGATGCGCGGAACTTACCAAGTGGAGTGTATTTCTATAAGATTCAAACCGGAGGTAATACAAATATTCGGAAGATGATAATACAGAAGTAA
- a CDS encoding TerB family tellurite resistance protein yields the protein MFEYLRKVLAEKDEQIAQLQKIETLKSPNRKYQVATAALLVEMAKADGDISEVERERIIYLMKKDFDLDDECVDELLALSEEKVKDSISVYEFTSVINEAFSQSEKLELIKNLWRIIYEDGKLDSYEDRLIKIIGSTMNIEHKDIIAAKLFVKQELAK from the coding sequence ATGTTTGAATATTTAAGAAAAGTTCTTGCAGAGAAAGATGAACAAATTGCTCAATTACAAAAAATTGAAACTCTAAAATCCCCCAACAGAAAATATCAGGTTGCAACCGCTGCTTTGCTTGTTGAGATGGCAAAAGCTGATGGTGATATTTCTGAAGTTGAAAGAGAAAGAATAATATACCTGATGAAAAAAGATTTTGATCTCGATGATGAATGTGTTGATGAATTGCTGGCACTTTCTGAGGAAAAAGTAAAAGACAGCATCAGCGTTTACGAATTTACCTCGGTGATAAATGAAGCTTTTTCTCAATCAGAAAAACTTGAATTGATTAAAAATCTCTGGAGAATAATTTATGAAGATGGCAAACTTGACAGCTACGAAGACAGATTAATAAAAATCATAGGCAGCACAATGAATATTGAGCATAAAGATATTATTGCTGCGAAACTCTTTGTAAAACAGGAATTAGCAAAATAA
- a CDS encoding glutathione peroxidase, whose amino-acid sequence MDNINDITVLDMNNNKIKLSDYNGKVLMIVNVASECGYTKQYAGLQKIYEKYNPKGFEILAFPCNDFGGQEPGTNEQIQNFCSSKFGVTFKLFDKIKVLGDERSPLYDRLINNNVTENGDVKWNFEKFIISKDGKIVARFRTKVEPASDEVISAIEGELKK is encoded by the coding sequence ATGGACAACATAAACGACATTACTGTTCTCGATATGAACAATAACAAAATAAAACTATCAGATTACAACGGAAAAGTTTTGATGATAGTAAATGTTGCAAGCGAATGCGGCTACACAAAGCAGTATGCCGGCTTACAGAAGATTTATGAAAAATATAATCCAAAAGGTTTCGAAATTCTCGCTTTCCCTTGCAATGATTTTGGTGGACAAGAGCCTGGCACAAACGAGCAAATCCAAAACTTTTGCAGCTCGAAGTTTGGGGTAACATTTAAATTGTTTGACAAGATAAAAGTACTCGGCGATGAAAGGTCACCACTTTATGATAGACTAATAAACAATAATGTTACTGAGAATGGTGATGTAAAATGGAATTTCGAAAAGTTTATCATCTCAAAAGACGGAAAAATTGTTGCGAGGTTCAGAACCAAAGTTGAACCGGCGAGTGATGAAGTAATTTCTGCGATTGAAGGTGAGTTGAAGAAATAA
- a CDS encoding PQQ-binding-like beta-propeller repeat protein, whose product MKKIMIIFSFIVGLSSAQQQVDVVWPTLANSPWPMVKHDPQFTGRSPYKGPQSATVIWFLDLAYGIYSGPVIGEDKNLYFGSYFYSADNFYCYSNDGDFIWDYSSGRSLPPASGILIDSSNTIYFGSSDKYFYAINADGSLKWEYQTEHFFGPTLMNIDLQGNLYSTNNSGQLFSFNSSGNLNWSVTYESGFNQRSPVLSTDGNTIYIAGKDSNLFALNLNGSLKWTFKCSKIQTAPIVDSYDNIYFIDQYSLFSIYPNSEIRWEFSDFQFGSYSIPAINYDGNIYAIVGDTVAPYNKLLVSIDFDGEYLWKYIFNDEENDEFWQPLICDSEGTVYVGSTLGYNYYAISSNGSLKWKLPLTSPIQQIDNTGAISDNGTLFLGTHYTTLLQHQWRTLMAIRDTVTSVENEKKGLINYQLEQNYPNPFNSTTNIKYTIPQSGRVTVIVYDIMGRVVALLLDRYQDAGSYDVIFQPKDFASGIYFYTLTSGNFTATKKLILLK is encoded by the coding sequence ATGAAAAAGATTATGATAATATTTTCATTTATAGTCGGATTATCAAGTGCACAGCAACAAGTTGATGTTGTGTGGCCGACACTTGCAAATTCACCCTGGCCAATGGTAAAACACGATCCCCAATTCACAGGTCGTTCGCCTTACAAAGGACCACAGAGTGCAACTGTAATTTGGTTTTTGGACTTAGCCTATGGAATTTATTCCGGACCAGTTATTGGTGAAGATAAAAATTTATATTTTGGTTCTTATTTTTATTCGGCAGATAATTTCTACTGTTACAGCAATGATGGTGATTTTATTTGGGATTATTCATCTGGTCGATCCTTGCCTCCTGCTTCAGGTATTCTAATTGATTCGAGCAATACTATTTATTTTGGTTCATCAGACAAATATTTTTACGCAATTAATGCTGACGGCAGCTTAAAATGGGAATATCAAACCGAACATTTTTTTGGGCCCACCTTGATGAACATAGATCTTCAGGGTAATCTATACTCAACAAATAATAGCGGTCAATTATTTTCATTTAATTCTTCAGGTAATTTAAACTGGAGTGTCACTTATGAAAGTGGATTCAACCAAAGGTCACCAGTGTTATCTACGGATGGAAATACAATTTATATAGCTGGTAAAGACTCAAATCTGTTTGCCTTAAACTTGAATGGTAGTCTTAAATGGACGTTCAAATGCAGTAAAATACAAACAGCACCAATAGTAGATTCATATGATAATATATATTTTATTGACCAGTATAGTTTATTTTCAATTTACCCTAATTCTGAGATTAGATGGGAGTTCTCAGATTTTCAATTCGGTTCGTATTCAATACCAGCAATAAATTATGATGGAAATATTTATGCAATAGTAGGAGATACTGTGGCTCCGTATAACAAATTATTAGTATCAATTGATTTTGACGGTGAGTATCTATGGAAATATATTTTTAACGATGAAGAAAATGATGAATTTTGGCAGCCTCTTATTTGTGATTCGGAAGGGACAGTATATGTTGGTTCAACATTGGGATACAACTATTATGCAATTTCTAGCAATGGATCATTAAAGTGGAAGTTACCATTGACGTCCCCGATTCAGCAAATAGATAATACTGGTGCAATCAGCGATAATGGAACCTTATTTCTTGGTACGCACTACACAACCTTATTGCAGCATCAATGGAGAACATTGATGGCAATAAGGGACACTGTCACTTCTGTAGAAAATGAAAAAAAAGGATTGATCAATTATCAACTTGAACAAAACTACCCTAATCCATTCAACTCAACCACTAACATTAAATATACAATCCCACAATCAGGAAGAGTTACAGTAATAGTTTATGATATTATGGGTAGAGTAGTTGCATTACTTCTTGATAGATACCAGGATGCAGGAAGTTATGATGTAATTTTTCAACCTAAAGATTTTGCCAGTGGAATTTATTTTTACACGCTAACTTCGGGAAACTTTACAGCTACGAAGAAATTAATATTGCTGAAGTAA
- a CDS encoding alkaline phosphatase, whose product MKKNLSRLFILVLTASAILLTITFSSQSQINNDTGNVIFIHVDGTSLANWNALRVLYYGPDGETNWDKLSHIGLYQGHTKTTLTSSSEAGATTHAYGVKVELQSYGMDGNRPLTSRSGSNLSIMMEAKSKGINIGIINSGKIVEPGTGAFVTSDDSRAHEDVISKRIIESGADLIFSGGEENLLPIGVEGKFGTGKRKDGVNVVELAIKLGYKVIYTREELSQIPTETQKILGIFAQGHTFNDKSEEELIEKGLKYYQPEAPTLAEMTDAAVKFLSAKEGNFFLVVEEEATDNFGNANNASGYFEAIKRADDAIGVALNFYSKNPNTLLITAADSEAGGMEIYGFLKKDMMPDNPLPPTAHNGSPLDGVNGTSTKPFLTAKDKNGNQFQFAVAWSTNDDVYGSIVAKAEGLHADLMKGKIDNTEIYRIMYAALFGKVLD is encoded by the coding sequence ATGAAAAAAAATTTAAGCAGATTGTTCATTTTAGTTCTAACTGCATCAGCTATATTATTGACAATTACTTTCTCAAGTCAATCCCAAATAAATAATGATACTGGTAATGTAATTTTTATTCATGTTGATGGAACAAGCTTAGCGAATTGGAATGCATTAAGAGTTTTGTATTATGGACCAGATGGCGAAACAAACTGGGATAAACTATCACACATCGGATTATATCAAGGTCATACAAAAACAACTCTGACTTCATCTTCCGAAGCTGGTGCAACTACGCATGCATACGGGGTTAAAGTAGAATTGCAATCTTATGGTATGGACGGTAACCGTCCACTAACTTCAAGATCCGGAAGTAATTTAAGCATAATGATGGAAGCAAAGAGCAAAGGAATTAATATTGGAATAATTAACAGCGGGAAAATTGTTGAACCCGGAACAGGCGCGTTTGTAACAAGTGACGATTCAAGAGCACACGAAGATGTGATATCAAAAAGAATTATTGAATCAGGTGCAGATCTGATTTTCTCTGGCGGTGAAGAAAACCTATTGCCAATTGGAGTTGAAGGAAAATTTGGAACCGGCAAGAGAAAAGATGGAGTTAATGTTGTTGAACTCGCGATCAAGCTCGGTTATAAAGTGATTTACACACGTGAGGAACTTTCACAAATTCCAACAGAAACACAAAAGATTTTAGGAATATTTGCACAAGGTCATACTTTCAATGATAAATCTGAAGAAGAACTTATTGAGAAAGGATTAAAATATTATCAGCCTGAAGCCCCAACTCTGGCAGAAATGACAGATGCTGCTGTCAAATTTCTTTCTGCTAAAGAAGGAAATTTTTTTCTTGTTGTTGAGGAAGAAGCTACTGATAACTTTGGAAATGCAAATAATGCCAGTGGTTATTTTGAAGCAATCAAACGAGCCGATGATGCAATCGGAGTTGCATTAAATTTTTATTCAAAAAACCCTAATACATTACTAATAACCGCAGCAGACAGTGAAGCTGGCGGAATGGAGATTTATGGTTTTCTTAAGAAAGATATGATGCCTGATAATCCTTTACCTCCAACAGCTCACAACGGTTCTCCACTCGATGGTGTTAATGGAACAAGCACTAAACCATTTCTTACTGCAAAGGATAAAAACGGAAATCAATTTCAGTTTGCAGTTGCCTGGTCAACCAATGATGATGTGTATGGTTCGATTGTCGCGAAAGCAGAAGGATTACATGCTGATCTGATGAAAGGGAAAATAGACAACACAGAAATTTACAGGATTATGTATGCTGCACTGTTCGGTAAAGTTCTTGATTAA
- a CDS encoding glyoxalase, translated as MTYEIHPKARIGHIHLTVGNLERSVKFYTEMLGFSVTARFGDSATFLSSGNYHHHIGLNTWSGENAVAPPSGHTGLYHFAILYPSREELAKAFKVLWENKYPIEGASDHGVSESIYLKDPDGNGIELYCDRPQEEWPVDEDGNVVMFTKALDLPSLLSELNNN; from the coding sequence ATGACTTACGAAATACATCCAAAAGCAAGAATAGGACACATTCACTTAACTGTAGGAAATCTTGAAAGATCAGTAAAGTTTTATACTGAAATGCTTGGATTTTCTGTAACCGCCAGATTCGGAGATTCTGCAACATTTTTATCTTCCGGAAATTATCATCACCATATCGGATTGAATACGTGGTCTGGAGAGAATGCAGTTGCACCGCCTTCCGGACATACTGGCTTGTATCACTTTGCTATTCTTTACCCGAGCAGGGAAGAACTGGCAAAAGCTTTTAAAGTATTATGGGAAAACAAATATCCTATCGAAGGTGCATCTGATCACGGAGTTTCTGAATCCATCTATCTAAAAGATCCGGATGGAAATGGAATCGAGCTTTACTGCGACAGACCTCAGGAAGAATGGCCCGTTGATGAAGATGGTAACGTTGTTATGTTCACAAAAGCTCTTGACCTTCCCAGTCTCCTTTCAGAATTAAATAACAATTAA